From the genome of Spirochaetales bacterium:
TCCCTCTTTTATTATGAAATCCAGGCCATCTCCGATTGAATGGCTTTTAACTATTATAAAGCAAAAACCATACCAGTCATGTATCGTGGAAGCAGGCCGCCGTTTTTTTGCGTATATATTTTGATGTATTCCAGATGGAATAATTTTTTTTGCTTCCGCCGGGATTTCCCTCCATAAAAGGATCGGATGCGCCGGTGAATCCTCCGAAATGACCCCCTTTCCCGTTTCCGGCGGCTATTCCGCCGATATAAGCAGACTGCCTGTGTCATGTGGTATATTTTTTGCTAATATTGGTTATCATGTACGGGAAGAGTCATCACATCGGTATACGTGACCGGGAAGAAAAGGGGTCAGCACTATCTCAGGCGGCCGCGGCACCTGACTGTTCTTCCGGATACGGAATAAAAAAAATTTTTCCTCAAGCGGTCGCGGTGGTCAGCAACGCCGTTTACCGGGATAAAGACGGCATCAAGGGGGGGGGCGGAGACCGTTCCTATGTCTGTGCATCGTCATGGACGTATCAGGGTATAAAAGGGATAACGAGATCGTTTATGTATTTTCATACCGACTCAATTCCCCGCCGTATCATAAAAGCGGCGATATGCCTCTTTGGCGCGGGGCACGATCCGCTGACACAATCGAATGCCTGTTACGTGATGCGTGTCCTCGGGGGATGGGATGAAAAATCCGTCACATGGGACGCACAGCCCGGGGTTCATCCTTTCGGTAAAATAAAAATCGCGGAATCTTCCTTCGCGGATCAGGATTATGTCGTGGACATAACGCATTGGGCGAGACGATGGAAAACACGGTTTCCCTGGTACCGTTTACATAATTACGGGATTATGATAAAACTTCAGAACGAAGAATGCTATACGAAAATGCGGTTCGGGGCGTGCGACCATTTGGATGAGAACAAACGCCCCTATCTGCTGGTTCATTACAGATCGTCACCGGCTGACTGATGATGCGGTTCAACATGCAGCCGGCGGAAACGGACGGCAAAAATGTTCGCCATCAAATATATTGGTATACTTTTTGTGATTGTTGTTTTATCCGCGTGCACGACGATCCGGATTCCGCCCGCGATCGAGGCTGTGGAAGGGGTTCTGGACCTGACCCGAATCGAATCATTCGATGAAACCCGCTTTTCACTGGCCGGGGAATGGGAGTTCTATTTCGATCAATTCATTTTTCCGGATGAACGCGAAGGGGATACGGACGAAAGGATGACCGCCTTTCCAGGCGGTAGGATGACCGCCTATATCGACATTCCGGGCAGTTGGGACAATATCAAAGAAAACGGCAGAAAGCTTCCGCCGACAGGATTCGCGACCTACCGGCTGCGAATCAGGCTGCCGGACAATCTGAAGCATATCGGAATAAAATTACCGACGATCAATACGGCCTATCGTTTGTATATAAACGGCCGCCTCAAGGCGGAAATCGGGGGGGTGGGCAGGAATCCGGTAACCTCGAAACCAAAATACGAACCGCAGGTCATTTTGTATCAGTCCGATTCGAACGAAATAGAAATGGTCCTTCATGTTTCCAATTTCCACCATCAACGTTCGGGAATTACCAAAAACATCGTCATGGGTGATATCAATACGATTTTGCTGATGAGGGAGAACAACAAGGCCCTCGAATTGTTTTTTTCCGGCAGTATTTTTATCATCCTCATCTATAATTTATGGATTTTTTTATGGCGCAGAAAAGAAAAGGCGATGTTATTCTTTTCCATATTCAGTTTCCTGATGTTGATCCGGATATTCTTTCACGGCGAAAATGTCATTCTCGAGTGGTTTCCGTTCATCGACTGGGTGCTTCATTACCGTATCGAGCTGATTTCCTCGTTTATATTGCCGCCCGTTTTTTGTTTTTTTTTGGATCACCTTTTCCCGAACGAGTCATCGAGGAAAATCTGTTATATTTCGCTCCTTGTCACCTGCATCGCGGGTTTTATCGTCGTATTGATTCCTTCAATCCATTTTGCATCCGTTTTTAACGTTTTTCAGTTTGTCATACTGATAACGACACTCTATGTCTTCATTGTCATCATAAGGGCGGTATTCAGAAAACGATCCGGTGCCGCGGCCCTGCTGATCGGATACTTGTTCTTTACCTGTTCGATCATCAACGATATATTATCCGCGCAGCTTTTGATTCAGTGGGGGTATCTCCTCCCGTTCGGTTTTTTTATCCTCAGCATTTTCGAGTTCGGCATTCATATCAACTTTGTCCGCGCCAAAGATCAGCTGGTGAGAAGCGAGAACAAGATTATGGCCCTGCTGAACGCGCTTCCGTATCCCATGATATATTTCAACAGTGAAGGGAAAATACTGGATTATAAAATCATGCATGAAAACCTTCTCTTGAAGGAACAAACGGAAATACGGGGATCTCTTTTATACGACCTTGTTCCGAAAGATCTCGAGGCGAAATTCAAATCGATTATCGCCGGGAAAGCGGCACCCAACAACCTGGATGTTTTCGAATACACGCTGGAAAAGAACGAAAGGGTCTTTTATTTTGAAATCCGTCTCATGAGGGGGAACGAGAAAACATATCTTGCGATCATTCAGGATATTACCTCGTCCAAAATAACGGAACAAAAACTATTCGAAGCGGACAAGCTGGCCGCCATCGGCACGCTGGTCGCGGGCGTGGCTCACGAAATAAACAACCCGAATAACAGTATCCTTTTGACGGCGGACAATCTCAGGGATGATTTCAGGTACCTGTTCGGGGAACTGGAGAACCATGTCGATGTCAAAGAGATCCGGATAAACGGCGATGAGGTTTCGGAATTCGTCCGGGAACATGACGAGGCGCTCGAACGGCTGAAAAGGAATTCATTACGGATAAAAAAGATAGTCGAAGACCTGAAGGATTTTTCTTCCGAAAAAAGCAAAGACACGATCGAAAACGTCGATCTGCATGCGGTTATCGATTGCGCCGTTCAATTGCTGCAAAACAAGATAAAAAACTCGACCCATCATTTTTCCGTCGTGAAAGGGGATATACCTTCCGTCAGGGGTAATTTCCAGCGGTTCGAACAGGTCTTTATCAATCTCTTCCAGAATGCCTGCGATTCACTCGAGGGCAAGGAAAAAAAGATAACGACTAAAACGAGTTTTAACCGCGAGGAAGAATCGATAAGAATAGAAATCAGCGATGAAGGAATCGGGATGAGTTCGGAAACACAGAAGAGAATATTCGATCCCTTTTTTACGACAAAAAAAAATACGGGCGGCCTGGGCCTCGGGCTTTCGATTACATACAAGATCATCAAATCCTGTAACGGGTCGCTCCGGTTCGACTCTTTGCCGGGTGAGGGTACGACGGCGGTTATCACATTGCCGGCCGCGTATTGAAAACTATTCCAGATGGAATAACATCTATTCGATTTGGAATACCCGGCGCTTTTGCAGCCGGTCATCTCACGGGGACTCATACAATAGAAATAAGGGCACCTTGACCCCGGACTTCTCACAATTACAAGAGTTCATAGTGAAATGTTTGGTATCTGTTTATTATAGAGTGACTTACATATTAAAGCTTTTGGGCGCCCATGCCATGGCGGACGTTCTCGTTAAAAATCGCCTCGCGCGTATACCTGGCACTGAAATTGCTTTTCAAACATTGAGTAGCTACACAAAAGAAGATTATTTAGAAAGAAAGGAGAAAGATATGGCAGCCAATGAAAAAAGACGATTGAATGTCATAGCCGGACTAATGCTGTTTCTCGTTCCGGCAGTCGTTGCGGTTTTCTGGGGATGTCAGGACCCCCTGTTTCAGAGCAGCGGGAACAAAGCCGGTCCGGGGGAATACGTCGATGAGGAAACGGGGGATGTTTTTTTAAACGGGCTGAATAAAACCTACATGGAGGAGAATAATCTGACGGAAGCGGATCTTCTTGCCGTCATCAAGGCATCGAATGAAGCGGACGGCCTTTCCGGAGGCGGCAGGGGAACGGCGGACGATTCGGATCTATTCTACATTATGACGCATTTTACGGATTATTTTACCATAAAACTCAATGAGTATAAAGATCTGAACGGAAATACGACGGGTATACAATTGCAGGTCGGACTGGATACCAATCTCCTTACGGAACCCCTTCATGATTTATGCCGGGTCGTCAAGGACACCAGGTATAACTGGCAGGAAATAAGCAGGTTTTCGATCGAGAAAATAGAAAACCAGTTTGTTTACCTGAAAGGGAGGCTTCACGTCAAAGCCTGGACGGAGCTGCCCTTCAACCAGCTGCTTAAAATCGCCGACAAGGAAGCCGATATCAAAGTGAAACTCGAACTGCTTACCGTGGAAGAGATCAACAAGGTCGGTTATGCCTATGAGATTACCGATGTCAGTATCGACAGGCAGTGGTATGAGATCTTTCTCGCGGCCCTCGGCGTCATCCATCCGGGATTCGGTCTTGTTCCGGTTATCATCAATGATGTTCACCGCGCCGTGGTCAAGGGGAAGATTCTGGACGACGGCAGGGGCAGCTATTATGTCGAACTGGGGGATTATATCGATCCCGAGTATCTGGTCGTGAAACCGGTGACATCGAGCGGTTCGTGGGTGTATATCAACTTCGAAGCGACACAACGGTGTCTCGATGTGATCGATGTCTTTCTCGCGAATCTGTTGGGCCAGCATGAAACCAGATTGGAAAAATTTATTTACCGCCTCAAAAAAGTGTATGTCTCCTCTGATGCCATGATAAGTAATGTCGTCAGTAATGGGGTGGATTATTCGAACAGGAATTACGGAGACTATCAATATATTCAGGCCTCTTCATGGACATATCAGCAAAGGCAGGGAGACAACAGAAGTCTCATGATCTTCAACACCGCGTCATTGCCGCCGAATATCGTTTCCGCGAAACTGTATCTCTTCGGCGTGGGGGGGCACGACCCGCTCACCCAATCGAACGCATGTTATCTCCAGGTGGTCACCTCCGCATGGTCGGAAAGCGGCGTCACATGGAATAACCAGCCAAGCGTGACCACCGCCTCCCGGAAGCCGATCGGGAAGTTGACCTCGCCAACCGCCAACGCCGTCGTCAATATCACCGATTGGGCGATACGGTGGAAACTGGAAAGTATGCCGAAAATCGGATTGAAGAATTACGGAATGATGCTCCGGCTTCAAAATGAAGTCTATTACGCGAAAATGCAGTTCGCATCGAGCGAATATTCGACGTCAAGCAAACGGCCTTACCTCCTCGTGCAGTATTATACGGCAACGGTATACGAAACATTACCGGCATCCAATTAGGAAGAAGGAGACCGATATGAATAAAGCGATAATCAAATCGGCGTTCGTGCTTCTGGGGTTGGGGTTTATGATCACGGGTTGCGATACGGTGTTTCACCCGGCCGGAGGAGGCGATGCCGAATACGTCGATACGGAAGACGTGTTTCTATCCGGGGCGGAAGACATTACCGGCCCCGAATTCAATGCAGGCGGGACGGGGACACGGGCGGTCACCGGCTCCTCCTATTTCGCGGTATCGGAAAGCGGAAAACGGTACCGGGTCGATGTGAATCTGCGGCCGGGCGGATACACCTGGTACGGCGGCGCCGTGGTCGATGTGAAATCGTCGGCCGATGCTTCCGGCTGGCGGGTGAACATCGGAAACTCGCCGACCAACAATGGATACGGGGGAGACGCGGGAACGACCTCATATGATTCCGAATTACAGCTCTTGAACGATACCTTTTCCCTTTATGAAAACGACTACGGCGGGTCAGACTGTATACGGAGTATAAGCGATTGGGGAAATGAGAGGAGATACAAATTCCGGATCGCCAACAATTCCCTGGGGTGTTACAAATACGATGCTTCGGGAACCTGCCGGGGGGCGTTCGGCATCATGGGATCGAACATTTTCAATCTGAACGAGAATGCGGGCTACATTTTCCATGTCGGCATCAACCGGACAATTACCTCCTCGCGATACGGTGAGGGGATGTACGACCTGTCGATCACTTTGATGGATCCGCGGACCGCCGTGTATCTGGCGGTCACCTCTGTCGCCAATTATCCGGGGGCATACATCCTGGGCCATATGGGACTGGTCGTGGGAAGCGACACAAACGGGTTCGGCTGGCACTTCTTTTCGATCGAACGGGATAACGCCCCCTATGTCAGGGAAGATGAAATCATCTGGAAGGTAAAACTGCCCGCGATCGCGGTCGGAAGTATCTCCGGGGGCGCCGAGTATTCTGTCCTGTACCATCATCAGGAACGGACCCAGTCGGCCCTGTTCAAGTACCTTTCGTTGAATGCGCCCGGGGTCGGAAACAACACCCCGGGATTCATCACCGGCCAGGGATACGACAGGTACGCCAGGCTTAAGCGCTACGATTATGCGCAAACCGCAAAATTTTTCGCCTTTGTCAGGTCGATACCCCCTTCCGAGTACGATATCATGTCCAACAACTGCGCGTCGTTCAGTACCTACGCGATCGAGGATTTTTACCGCGTCGAATGTAATGACAACCTGTGGCATGTTCCGAATCATCTCTTTGACGATCTGTATGAAAGCCCGGATTTTATCATCGAACGGGATGACAGGATCGACCAATAGGAAAGACAGTATCGCCGAACAACGAAGGCCGCCCGGCAACACACCGGGCGGCCTTTTTTTGGTGCGCCCGGCTGGGAATGATGTGTCCCTGACGAAGCCGAAAGGTTCGGGCATGACCGTCCCTGGCGGATAACCGCCCGATGTGAAATAACCGTTATGCCGGATGGAATAACCGGTATTCGATATGGAATACCCGGCGTCTTTTCGAAACCTTTTACCGACGGCCGTGCCGCATGGCAGGGTTCCCTCCGGAGGACGTACGGCACATGTTCATTAAAACGGCCGCGTTCGTTTACCTGGCACTGAAATTGCTTCTAGTCAGTGTAGCTACAAAAATAGATTTTTAAAAAGGAGAATAATATGTCAGACGGAATAAAAAGATCATGGATTCCCGAAGCCGGAAGGATGCTGTTGCTCGTTTCGGTTATACTCGCCGTTTTCTCGGGATGTCAGGACCCCATGTTTCAGAGCGGTGAAAACAAGGACGGTTCCGGGCGGTACGTCGATGAGGAGACGGGGGATGTTTTTGTGAACGGGTTGAATACAACCTACATGGAGGCGAACAACATGACGGAAGCCGATCTTCTCGCCATGATAAAGGCCTCGAACGAGACGGACGCCGCTTCACCCGGTACCAGGGCGGCAGCCGACGACACGGATCTTTTCGATATCATGACGCATTTCACGGATTATTTTACCATCAAACTGCGGCAGTACAAGGACATCAATGGCAAAACGACGAGTGTTGCACTCCAGGTGGGTCTTGATACGGCGCTTCTTGAAACACCATTGCATGATCTGCGGAGGGTGATCAAGGACACCAGATACAACTGGCAGGAAATCAGTAATTTTTCCATCGAAAAGATCGACAACCGGTTTCTCTATCTCAAGGGGAGGCTCCATGTGAAATCATGGACCGCGCTGCCGTTCAACGGCAGACTCAAAATTGCCGACAAGGAGGCGGACATAAAAGTGAGGGTCGAGTTTTTATTCGATGAAGAGGTGAACGGCGTCGGTTACTGCTATGAGGTGACCGATGTCAGCATCGACAGGGAATGGACCGATATCTTTTTTTGCGCCCTGGCAATCATTCATCCCGGATTCGGAATTACCCCGCTTATCATCAATGAAATACACCGGAATATCGTCAAGGGGAAGATCCTGAAAGACGGCAGGGGATATTACTACGTCGAACTCGGCAATTATATCGATCCCGAATACTTTGTCATCAAGCCGGTGACATCGAGCGGGTCGTGGATTTATTTCAATTTTGAGGCGACATACAAGGGTGTCGATCTGATCGAGACCCTCGCTTTGCTGATCAAGATTCAGCGCCAGACCAAAGTCGAACATTATATCTACCTTTATAAAAAGGTATATCCTTCCGCCGATGCGATGATCAGCAACGCGGTCAATAACGGCGTCGATTATTCGGACAGGAATTACGGAAGCTATCAATACTTTCAGGCCGGTTCGTGGACATACCAGGGAAAGCAGGGCGACAACAGGAGTCTGATGATGTTTCCGGACAGCGCCTTCCCCCTCAGCCTGGAATCCGCGCGGTTGTACCTTTTCGGGATCGATCACGATCCGCTGACGCAATCGAACGCGTGCTACCTTCAGCGCGTCACCTCGTCATGGACGGAGCCGGGCGTCACCTGGGACAATCAGCCCGATGTTTCCGAATCCGTACAGATATCGATCCCTCAGCTGACCTCGCCGACGGCAAATATCAGTATCGACATCACCGCCTGGGCAAAAAGATGGTCGCGCCGCAACATACCGTTTTTAGGCTGGAAGAATTACGGGATGATGCTCCGGCTGCAGAATGAAAAGTATTACGCGAGAATGCAGTTCGGCTCCAGGGAGTACTCGACCGCAGGCAAGCGCCCGTACCTCCTCGTCCGGTATTACACCGTGACCACGACTGAATAACGAAAGGGGGATGGCGTGAAAAACGGCCGTCTGTCGAAAAACGAAGGCCGCCCGGCGAAATGCCGGGCGGCTTATAATATCAATACACTCGATGTCCGGCTTGTTTGCAGGTTATTTCACGTACATTAGGAAAAGCGGTGTAATACCGGTCGCAAATGAAGATAAAAATTTACGGTTGTTCGTCTTCAACGTTCCCGTCCGAAACGGAAAGACTTCCCGGTACACTCGATTCGGTGATGCTGAGCCCTCCTGCGGGAGGCGTATCCGTATGGATCGAGAGTAGCCCGCTTTCCGTTCTGCCAAATCGTTCGGTCAGGATTTTAAGGGTTTGAAGGGCCGCCTTTTTCAACGTATCATTTTCGGTCAAGCCGATCATGTTTGCAAGCTTCGGGATCGCATCCCTTCCGCCGCATGATGCCAAAGCTGATATGACTGCGAGGCGTATATCCTGCTCCGGTTCGTCGAGAAGCACGGCGAGAAAGGGAGAGACGTCACGCTGACCGAGTGAACCGATCGCCTTTATTATCGCTTCCTTTGCACTGACGGATTTTGTCTTCAAAAAAGCTTCCTGAAGTACGTGCAGAAACCGGGAGTCTCCTGTCGTTCCTATAAACGCATAAAGACATACTTCTTTTTCATCCGTGAGAAATCCTTCTTCAATCTGTTTTTTCACTATTTCTTCTAAAGCTTTCCGTCGCCGTGCTCCGAGTTCATTATAGGCAAAACCGGCCACCTCGAGGGCGGGATCTGCCGGGCATCTTTTAAGGAGGTCCGGTTTGTCAATTTCGTTTATATAATCATTAAGTAATGCCTTGATACACCTGATTCTTATTGACGGAACCGGATCGTTTTTTAAGTTTTCCAAAAGACTTTCCCTGATGTCGATTGCCCGGCCCAACTCACCCGCCGCTTCGAAAGAGGGCTTGATAATGCATGAATTCAAATCGTTCCAATTCAGGAAACTCATGAACGATATAGTGAAAGAAATATAGTGGGGAGAAATAAAGATGGTATGACATTTTCGAAAAAGCTTGACAATAATATTTCTAAGCCCGGCATTCAAATATGCCGCCATAAGTATCCTGTTGTTTTTCGTCACTTCAGCCAGGATATCGAAATCGGGGTCGCCGGTTGTGACTGGATCGGCAAAGACCCGGCCGATTTTTTCAGGAACCTGCCGCTTTTTTACACATAAACAGGTGTTGAAAATTTTTCCGGATAGTTTGGACATACTCATTGTCAGGTGCCCGAAGTATTGTTCAAATATATTCTTTTCAAATTGAACCGTACATGAGAACGAGTTGATATTCGCCGTATAAATCTCGTTTCCGTCTCTTGTTTCCTCCAGGCTGAGACGCAGTCCCCTTTTTACGTCATTTATTTTCCATATTAATGTCATCCCGATTGAGCATGAGATTCCTGATTCGATTCAGAAAAGATATAATTCCCTTTTTTTTTCGTAATACGATGCCGGTACCTCCCGCTATCCCGATGATCACGGCTGTAAATATTAAAATTATGATGGATAATTCATGCATGATACAAAATCCCACCTATAGCTTACGATAATGTGGGTTTTTTTACATCAGGAGAATCGGCCATATTTTTTTCCGTACATTTCTGTACTCCCATCCGTGGCTATATATTCTTCCATCCGCGCACATGCCCCTGCGCATCCATGGTTTTTTATTTTTCTCGCGGGCTTCCCGAAGCCATTCGTAGTATTATATGATTATCGCCGCAGGGTGCGGTGCGGCGGCTTGATATTGTCGCCGTTCTGTGAAATGATACACGCGATGGATGGCGATGCGGAGTTACCGCCATCACGCCTATCATGTTATCAATATGAGGCTCGATCTCGCCGCTTCATCGATCGCCTCATGTCTTCAGCGCAGGGGATACACGGCGCTGCCCGTTCCCGCCGCAAAAAGCGTCGACGATGAACGGATGTGCGCGTCCTTACCCCACAAACTGTCCGCCCGTTTCGCCGGATTCGGATGGATAGGGAAAAGCTGTTTCCTCGTGACGCCGGATCACGGTCCCCGCGTGAGGTGGGCGACGGTGTTGACCGGCGCCCCGCTTGCGCCGTCGGGCAAACCCGTGAGAGACCGGTGCCGGGATTGCACGGCGTGAGTGGACGCCTGTCCCGCCGGCGCCTTTACCGGAAAGGCCTTTTATGAAGGGGAACCGAGGGAAGCGCGTTATGACGTTAAAAAGTGCGGGGAATATTTCGATTCCCTGAGAAAGGACGGGGAGGAGGGGGTATGCGGCATGTGTCTTTACATATGTCCATACGGGAAAAAGTCCGACAAGTGATAGTATAAAGGAGGAATTATGCTTGCAATCATCCTGCTTTCGATTGGTGTCATTGTCTCGTTTACCGTTCTGGCCGCCATGGTGATCAATCTGGTCGTCAAGGTGGTGCAGAAGAAAACGGTCAACAAACCGGCGGCGATTATCTCGATCGGTTCGGTGTTTCTTTTATGGGTCGTTCTGGGGTGCGTGAACGCGTTCGTTATCTTCAGTTACGTGTTCGAGCACAAGGATGAAATCATCGATTCGGGAATCGAGACGACCGCGGACATCATGGCAAAAACACTCGTGCTTACCTACAAGGGCGTCGAAAAAAACTGGGACGCCCAGCTGGTTAAAAAACTGAAGAATGTTTCGGTAACGGTCTCAGGTTCATCTCACCGCCTCGAAAAGGAAAACAGGATATACACTATCGAACTTTTATTCGACAATCCGAATCCGTCGAGCGACAATATCGGTTTTTATGACCTCGTCAACGGCAATTATCTCATGGTCTGCGACACGGAGGATATCATATACGGGCTCGATATGGTGACCTGTCAAAGCACCTATCTCCCTGAGGGAAAGACAAAGGCGGTGTTCAAGGTGCTCGTCGATGAGGATGTCGAGTTGTCCTACATCCGTTTTGTCGAATCGAGAATCGATTTGTAAAGACCGTCTCCGTTATCGCACCGTCGTATAGTCCCTCCGATGAATGAAAGCGCGCGTCTTTTGCCGTTTCGCCGCGGCCGCCGTATACCTCCATCGTCGCTTCTTTTTTTTAAAATAATTACCTTTTTCTCCTGATTTTTCCGGCTCGGGGGATATATTCCTTATGGACATCATTGACGATAACCGGGAAACCGCCGCGAACACGGGTATCCGGGAAGATTTTCTATCGTGCGAATAGCCGATAATTAATGCGCGGACCGGCGGAAAACGGGGGGACGGAAA
Proteins encoded in this window:
- a CDS encoding DNRLRE domain-containing protein; amino-acid sequence: MLILVIMYGKSHHIGIRDREEKGSALSQAAAAPDCSSGYGIKKIFPQAVAVVSNAVYRDKDGIKGGGGDRSYVCASSWTYQGIKGITRSFMYFHTDSIPRRIIKAAICLFGAGHDPLTQSNACYVMRVLGGWDEKSVTWDAQPGVHPFGKIKIAESSFADQDYVVDITHWARRWKTRFPWYRLHNYGIMIKLQNEECYTKMRFGACDHLDENKRPYLLVHYRSSPAD
- a CDS encoding PAS domain S-box protein, translating into MFAIKYIGILFVIVVLSACTTIRIPPAIEAVEGVLDLTRIESFDETRFSLAGEWEFYFDQFIFPDEREGDTDERMTAFPGGRMTAYIDIPGSWDNIKENGRKLPPTGFATYRLRIRLPDNLKHIGIKLPTINTAYRLYINGRLKAEIGGVGRNPVTSKPKYEPQVILYQSDSNEIEMVLHVSNFHHQRSGITKNIVMGDINTILLMRENNKALELFFSGSIFIILIYNLWIFLWRRKEKAMLFFSIFSFLMLIRIFFHGENVILEWFPFIDWVLHYRIELISSFILPPVFCFFLDHLFPNESSRKICYISLLVTCIAGFIVVLIPSIHFASVFNVFQFVILITTLYVFIVIIRAVFRKRSGAAALLIGYLFFTCSIINDILSAQLLIQWGYLLPFGFFILSIFEFGIHINFVRAKDQLVRSENKIMALLNALPYPMIYFNSEGKILDYKIMHENLLLKEQTEIRGSLLYDLVPKDLEAKFKSIIAGKAAPNNLDVFEYTLEKNERVFYFEIRLMRGNEKTYLAIIQDITSSKITEQKLFEADKLAAIGTLVAGVAHEINNPNNSILLTADNLRDDFRYLFGELENHVDVKEIRINGDEVSEFVREHDEALERLKRNSLRIKKIVEDLKDFSSEKSKDTIENVDLHAVIDCAVQLLQNKIKNSTHHFSVVKGDIPSVRGNFQRFEQVFINLFQNACDSLEGKEKKITTKTSFNREEESIRIEISDEGIGMSSETQKRIFDPFFTTKKNTGGLGLGLSITYKIIKSCNGSLRFDSLPGEGTTAVITLPAAY
- a CDS encoding DNRLRE domain-containing protein — its product is MAANEKRRLNVIAGLMLFLVPAVVAVFWGCQDPLFQSSGNKAGPGEYVDEETGDVFLNGLNKTYMEENNLTEADLLAVIKASNEADGLSGGGRGTADDSDLFYIMTHFTDYFTIKLNEYKDLNGNTTGIQLQVGLDTNLLTEPLHDLCRVVKDTRYNWQEISRFSIEKIENQFVYLKGRLHVKAWTELPFNQLLKIADKEADIKVKLELLTVEEINKVGYAYEITDVSIDRQWYEIFLAALGVIHPGFGLVPVIINDVHRAVVKGKILDDGRGSYYVELGDYIDPEYLVVKPVTSSGSWVYINFEATQRCLDVIDVFLANLLGQHETRLEKFIYRLKKVYVSSDAMISNVVSNGVDYSNRNYGDYQYIQASSWTYQQRQGDNRSLMIFNTASLPPNIVSAKLYLFGVGGHDPLTQSNACYLQVVTSAWSESGVTWNNQPSVTTASRKPIGKLTSPTANAVVNITDWAIRWKLESMPKIGLKNYGMMLRLQNEVYYAKMQFASSEYSTSSKRPYLLVQYYTATVYETLPASN
- a CDS encoding DNRLRE domain-containing protein, with amino-acid sequence MSDGIKRSWIPEAGRMLLLVSVILAVFSGCQDPMFQSGENKDGSGRYVDEETGDVFVNGLNTTYMEANNMTEADLLAMIKASNETDAASPGTRAAADDTDLFDIMTHFTDYFTIKLRQYKDINGKTTSVALQVGLDTALLETPLHDLRRVIKDTRYNWQEISNFSIEKIDNRFLYLKGRLHVKSWTALPFNGRLKIADKEADIKVRVEFLFDEEVNGVGYCYEVTDVSIDREWTDIFFCALAIIHPGFGITPLIINEIHRNIVKGKILKDGRGYYYVELGNYIDPEYFVIKPVTSSGSWIYFNFEATYKGVDLIETLALLIKIQRQTKVEHYIYLYKKVYPSADAMISNAVNNGVDYSDRNYGSYQYFQAGSWTYQGKQGDNRSLMMFPDSAFPLSLESARLYLFGIDHDPLTQSNACYLQRVTSSWTEPGVTWDNQPDVSESVQISIPQLTSPTANISIDITAWAKRWSRRNIPFLGWKNYGMMLRLQNEKYYARMQFGSREYSTAGKRPYLLVRYYTVTTTE
- a CDS encoding HEAT repeat domain-containing protein produces the protein MTLIWKINDVKRGLRLSLEETRDGNEIYTANINSFSCTVQFEKNIFEQYFGHLTMSMSKLSGKIFNTCLCVKKRQVPEKIGRVFADPVTTGDPDFDILAEVTKNNRILMAAYLNAGLRNIIVKLFRKCHTIFISPHYISFTISFMSFLNWNDLNSCIIKPSFEAAGELGRAIDIRESLLENLKNDPVPSIRIRCIKALLNDYINEIDKPDLLKRCPADPALEVAGFAYNELGARRRKALEEIVKKQIEEGFLTDEKEVCLYAFIGTTGDSRFLHVLQEAFLKTKSVSAKEAIIKAIGSLGQRDVSPFLAVLLDEPEQDIRLAVISALASCGGRDAIPKLANMIGLTENDTLKKAALQTLKILTERFGRTESGLLSIHTDTPPAGGLSITESSVPGSLSVSDGNVEDEQP